A single genomic interval of Zingiber officinale cultivar Zhangliang chromosome 4A, Zo_v1.1, whole genome shotgun sequence harbors:
- the LOC121973598 gene encoding CASP-like protein 1E1: MESQFRPGFDVAPGAPPAGQPYASGAPPPSSARLLPNILRVAAIVLTFISAVVMGAARQTTTVVINDPITGVFTSLSVHTKSTYSAAYVYFVVVNVLVFCYSVVSLALTLMMSNKAGGGVSSVSLPFSVADLAAVVLLFSGNGAAAAISVVAEQGQQRLAGWEKICDIGGGFCARVNAAIVLSMFAAVAYVALVVLAMASARRL; the protein is encoded by the exons ATGGAGTCCCAGTTCAGGCCTGGCTTCGATGTGGCACCAGGAGCGCCTCCCGCCGGCCAGCCATACGCCTCCGGCGCACCGCCGCCGAGCTCGGCGCGCTTGCTGCCCAACATCCTCCGCGTCGCCGCGATTGTTCTGACCTTCATCTCTGCCGTCGTCATGGGCGCCGCCCGGCAAACCACCACGGTCGTCATCAACGATCCCATCACCGGTGTCTTCACGAGCCTCTCCGTGCATACCAAGTCCACCTACTCGGCGGCCTATGT CTACTTTGTGGTGGTCAACGTGCTTGTGTTCTGTTACTCGGTGGTCAGCCTCGCGTTGACCTTGATGATGAGCAACAAAGCGGGCGGCGGGGTGTCCTCCGTGTCGCTGCCCTTCTCCGTCGCCGACCTGGCGGCGGTGGTGCTCCTCTTCTCCGGCAACGGCGCCGCGGCGGCCATCAGCGTGGTGGCGGAGCAAGGGCAGCAGAGGTTGGCCGGATGGGAGAAGATCTGCGACATCGGCGGCGGCTTCTGCGCGCGAGTCAACGCCGCCATCGTCCTGTCGATGTTTGCGGCTGTAGCTTACGTGGCGCTGGTGGTGCTCGCCATGGCCAGCGCTCGTAGACTTTAA
- the LOC121972706 gene encoding verprolin-like, with product MSYRRLPPPTASHRNSSSPLSRLLPFPPVLTPPRSVVASSGYRCCLRRPPSQPPPAATATAASHGYCSGLRRSPPCRLWRPSLPSSPGTTTATSSGRPRRLQPPSPPTPPPAAFTADAAFTVDVASSIHQRFTPLLPPSPADL from the coding sequence ATGTCTTACCGTCGCCTCCCACCTCCGACAGCTAGCCACCGtaactcctcttctcctctttctcGTCTCCTCCCCTTCCCTCCGGTGTTGACGCCGCCGAGGAGTGTGGTCGCATCTAGCGGTTATCGCTGCTGCCTCCGGCGACCACCATCGCAGCCGCCTCCGGCAGCTACAGCCACCGCCGCCTCCCACGGCTACTGCAGTGGCCTCCGGCGGTCACCACCTTGCCGCCTTTGGCGGCCATCTCTGCCGTCATCTCCAGGGACAACCACAGCCACCTCCAGCGGTCGTCCTCGCCGCCTCCAGCCGCCTTCACCGCCGACGCCGCCTCCAGCCGCCTTCACCGCCGACGCCGCCTTCACCGTCGACGTCGCCTCCAGCATCCACCAGCGCTTCACACCGCTGCTACCTCCATCACCGGCCGACCTATGA
- the LOC121970797 gene encoding protein SRC2-like, producing the protein MAAYRTLEVTLISAKDLNEVNLFSKMDVYAIVSLAGEPRSAQRTPTDKDGGKNPSWKNATVRFSIPVDVAAASRLVVHVALRSERSLGDREIGELHIPLNEFFGDGGDKSSSQFVSYQVRKPNSGKPKGVLNLSYKFCEPPASADNANAASAPPAPVGYPAPGSSATAYPPPGKDSKVGEPVTAYPAPGSSASAYSAPGNDSKVGQPATAYPPAGAQGAYPPPYGAPPQYGYSGRPAGYGYPPPTQYGYAPPPAGYGYPPPPAPQYGYAAAAPPKKNKFGAGLGAGLLGGAIGGLLLGEMVSDASEYDAGYDAGFDDAGGFDF; encoded by the coding sequence ATGGCTGCCTACAGGACGTTGGAGGTGACGCTCATCTCCGCCAAGGACCTCAACGAAGTTAATCTCTTCAGCAAGATGGACGTCTACGCGATCGTATCCCTCGCCGGCGAGCCCCGGTCGGCGCAGCGCACCCCCACTGATAAAGATGGCGGCAAGAATCCCTCCTGGAAAAACGCCACCGTCCGCTTCTCCATCCCCGTCGACGTGGCCGCCGCCTCCCGCCTCGTCGTCCACGTCGCTCTCAGATCGGAACGCTCCCTCGGGGATCGGGAGATCGGCGAGTTGCACATCCCTCTCAATGAGTTCTTCGGCGACGGGGGCGATAAGAGTTCGTCCCAATTCGTTAGCTATCAGGTTCGCAAGCCCAACTCTGGAAAGCCCAAGGGCGTTCTCAACCTTTCCTACAAATTTTGTGAGCCTCCCGCCTCCGCCGACAATGCAAACGCTGCCAGTGCGCCGCCTGCGCCCGTAGGCTATCCTGCGCCGGGGAGCAGTGCCACTGCGTACCCACCGCCGGGGAAGGATTCCAAGGTCGGGGAGCCAGTCACCGCCTACCCTGCGCCGGGGAGCAGCGCCAGCGCTTACTCCGCTCCTGGAAATGACTCTAAGGTCGGACAACCCGCCACCGCCTACCCGCCTGCTGGTGCACAGGGAGCCTACCCTCCTCCCTATGGAGCTCCTCCGCAATACGGCTACTCGGGGCGTCCTGCCGGGTACGGGTACCCACCTCCGACCCAGTACGGATATGCACCTCCTCCGGCAGGGTACGGGTACCCTCCGCCACCGGCGCCTCAGTATGGGTACGCGGCCGCCGCGCCGCCAAAGAAGAACAAGTTCGGGGCTGGGCTAGGTGCAGGTCTTCTAGGCGGCGCCATCGGCGGCCTCCTTTTAGGGGAAATGGTGTCGGATGCATCAGAGTACGACGCGGGATACGACGCCGGCTTTGACGACGCCGGGGGATTCGATTTCTAA
- the LOC121970798 gene encoding alkylated DNA repair protein alkB homolog 8-like isoform X3, with translation MEGGDEIRRRALEEAFGESSDDDGAGGGEEEEESDPSSSACSLLLEERYGRPLKWEMVDGVKGLWLCRDFLSAAQQSSLLSAIQHEGWFDDGCHNQAMRFGDLPGWATKLSRLVCEAVWFSEVSPAADTESIVGDQYGEDCWPLPLDLLQREPLFDQLIANVYYPGEGICAHVDLMRFDDGIAIISLESACVMHFTRCKQEDNINKSQTEEGIKRIPVFLNAGSLVLMSGEARYLWKHEINRKQGFQSWEGRELAQQRRTSVTLRKLCKSHN, from the exons ATGGAAGGCGGCGACGAAATTCGGCGACGCGCGCTGGAAGAGGCTTTTGGGGAGTCCTCCGACGATGACGGCGCTGGCGGtggcgaggaagaagaagaatcggaTCCCTCCTCTTCCGCCTGCTCCCTTCTCCTG GAAGAGCGCTACGGACGGCCTCTTAAATGGGAGATGGTCGATGGGGTTAAAGGTTTGTGGCTCTGCCGGGACTTTCTCTCAGCAGCTCAACAGTCATCCCTGCTATCCGCGATCCAACATG aaGGGTGGTTCGACGATGGTTGTCATAATCAG GCTATGAGATTTGGTGATCTTCCTGGATGGGCTACTAAACTTTCTAGATTAGTTTGTGAGGCAGTCTGGTTTAGTGAAGTATCTCCTGCAGCTGACACAGAATCAATTGTTGGAGATCAGTATGGAGAAGATTGTTGGCCTTTGCCACTAGATTTGTTGCAGAGGGAACCTCTTTTTGACCAACTAATTGCCAATGTCTACTATCCAGGGGAG GGAATTTGTGCACATGTGGACCTAATGCGCTTTGATGATGGAATTGCGATAATCTCATTAGAATCAGCTTGTGTAATGCATTTCACTCGGTGTAAACAAGAAGATAACATTAACAAATCTCAAACAGAAGAGGGTATAAAGAGGATCCCTGTTTTCTTGAATGCTGGATCATTGGTTCTTATGTCAGGGGAAGCTCGGTATCTGTGGAAACATGAAATAAACCGGAAACAAGGATTTCAGTCGTGGGAAGGAAGAGAATTAGCTCAACAGAGAAGGACCTCCGTGACTCTAAGGAAGTTATGCAAATCACACAATTGA
- the LOC121970798 gene encoding uncharacterized protein LOC121970798 isoform X2, with translation MTALAVARKKKNRIPPLPPAPFSWKSATDGLLNGRWSMGLKVCGSAGTFSQQLNSHPCYPRSNMVVEMHPGFILSLIDSFLYILLLVFFVFLEGWFDDGCHNQAMRFGDLPGWATKLSRLVCEAVWFSEVSPAADTESIVGDQYGEDCWPLPLDLLQREPLFDQLIANVYYPGEGICAHVDLMRFDDGIAIISLESACVMHFTRCKQEDNINKSQTEEGIKRIPVFLNAGSLVLMSGEARYLWKHEINRKQGFQSWEGRELAQQRRTSVTLRKLCKSHN, from the exons ATGACGGCGCTGGCGGtggcgaggaagaagaagaatcggaTCCCTCCTCTTCCGCCTGCTCCCTTCTCCTG GAAGAGCGCTACGGACGGCCTCTTAAATGGGAGATGGTCGATGGGGTTAAAGGTTTGTGGCTCTGCCGGGACTTTCTCTCAGCAGCTCAACAGTCATCCCTGCTATCCGCGATCCAACATGGTAGTGGAGATGCATCCGGGTTTTATTTTGTCTTTGATTGACAGTTTCCTATAcattttattgcttgtgttttttgtttttttagaaGGGTGGTTCGACGATGGTTGTCATAATCAG GCTATGAGATTTGGTGATCTTCCTGGATGGGCTACTAAACTTTCTAGATTAGTTTGTGAGGCAGTCTGGTTTAGTGAAGTATCTCCTGCAGCTGACACAGAATCAATTGTTGGAGATCAGTATGGAGAAGATTGTTGGCCTTTGCCACTAGATTTGTTGCAGAGGGAACCTCTTTTTGACCAACTAATTGCCAATGTCTACTATCCAGGGGAG GGAATTTGTGCACATGTGGACCTAATGCGCTTTGATGATGGAATTGCGATAATCTCATTAGAATCAGCTTGTGTAATGCATTTCACTCGGTGTAAACAAGAAGATAACATTAACAAATCTCAAACAGAAGAGGGTATAAAGAGGATCCCTGTTTTCTTGAATGCTGGATCATTGGTTCTTATGTCAGGGGAAGCTCGGTATCTGTGGAAACATGAAATAAACCGGAAACAAGGATTTCAGTCGTGGGAAGGAAGAGAATTAGCTCAACAGAGAAGGACCTCCGTGACTCTAAGGAAGTTATGCAAATCACACAATTGA
- the LOC121970798 gene encoding uncharacterized protein LOC121970798 isoform X1 produces MEGGDEIRRRALEEAFGESSDDDGAGGGEEEEESDPSSSACSLLLGRKSATDGLLNGRWSMGLKVCGSAGTFSQQLNSHPCYPRSNMVVEMHPGFILSLIDSFLYILLLVFFVFLEGWFDDGCHNQAMRFGDLPGWATKLSRLVCEAVWFSEVSPAADTESIVGDQYGEDCWPLPLDLLQREPLFDQLIANVYYPGEGICAHVDLMRFDDGIAIISLESACVMHFTRCKQEDNINKSQTEEGIKRIPVFLNAGSLVLMSGEARYLWKHEINRKQGFQSWEGRELAQQRRTSVTLRKLCKSHN; encoded by the exons ATGGAAGGCGGCGACGAAATTCGGCGACGCGCGCTGGAAGAGGCTTTTGGGGAGTCCTCCGACGATGACGGCGCTGGCGGtggcgaggaagaagaagaatcggaTCCCTCCTCTTCCGCCTGCTCCCTTCTCCTG GGCAGGAAGAGCGCTACGGACGGCCTCTTAAATGGGAGATGGTCGATGGGGTTAAAGGTTTGTGGCTCTGCCGGGACTTTCTCTCAGCAGCTCAACAGTCATCCCTGCTATCCGCGATCCAACATGGTAGTGGAGATGCATCCGGGTTTTATTTTGTCTTTGATTGACAGTTTCCTATAcattttattgcttgtgttttttgtttttttagaaGGGTGGTTCGACGATGGTTGTCATAATCAG GCTATGAGATTTGGTGATCTTCCTGGATGGGCTACTAAACTTTCTAGATTAGTTTGTGAGGCAGTCTGGTTTAGTGAAGTATCTCCTGCAGCTGACACAGAATCAATTGTTGGAGATCAGTATGGAGAAGATTGTTGGCCTTTGCCACTAGATTTGTTGCAGAGGGAACCTCTTTTTGACCAACTAATTGCCAATGTCTACTATCCAGGGGAG GGAATTTGTGCACATGTGGACCTAATGCGCTTTGATGATGGAATTGCGATAATCTCATTAGAATCAGCTTGTGTAATGCATTTCACTCGGTGTAAACAAGAAGATAACATTAACAAATCTCAAACAGAAGAGGGTATAAAGAGGATCCCTGTTTTCTTGAATGCTGGATCATTGGTTCTTATGTCAGGGGAAGCTCGGTATCTGTGGAAACATGAAATAAACCGGAAACAAGGATTTCAGTCGTGGGAAGGAAGAGAATTAGCTCAACAGAGAAGGACCTCCGTGACTCTAAGGAAGTTATGCAAATCACACAATTGA
- the LOC121972707 gene encoding leucine-rich repeat extensin-like protein 4, with amino-acid sequence MAGRSISYLLLLFLLPLVSGDGASISRQQLLGLSEGDNGDDLPKDFAFDVEMATGITNLRLRRAYVALQAWKHAMYSDPHNFTENWHGTDLCSYKGVFCASALDDSSVDVIAGIDLNGAGIAGYLPAELGLLFDAAIFHINSNRFCGIIPESFSRLKLLYEVDVSNNRFVGKFPKVLLRLPALKYLDMRFNEFEGALPPSLFNKHLDAIFVNNNHFTSPIPDNFGNSTASVVVLANNKLGGCIPTSIGEMGNTLNEIILLNNDLGGCLPAEIGLLSNATVVDASWNSLVGALPKSLRKLKKLKKMDLSHNVLNGNIPKGVCQLPSLTNFVFSYNYFKWMSKECAAAAASTKPNNVLLDGKRNCLSHFPGQKPSWICGAMATQFTNCSRFKCGASSTEKPTPKPSPKSPKQSHESPLPPTPKPVIYSPPMSSSSSLPVQPPPPPPPVAVQSPPPSINSPVPSSVHSPPTPNAESPKKPFDSPKPAIYSPPMSSSSSLPVQPPPPPPVAVQSPPPSYSPEPPSLHSPPTPNAESPKKPFDSPKPAIYSPPMSSSSSLPVQPPPPPAVAVQSPPPSIYSPVPPSLHSPPTPNAESPEKPFDSLKPAYSPPMSSSSSLPVQPPPPPPVAVQSPPPSIDSPEPPSVHSPPTPNAESPENPFDSLKPAYSPPMPSSSSLPVQPPPPPVAVQSPPPSIYSPPLSVHSPPTPNAESPKKSFSSPPHSLPSPLAYSPPMPSTSFSSPPEPPTNLLPPIAEFSYASPPPPFYPGYK; translated from the coding sequence ATGGCTGGTCGTTCCATCTcctacctcctcctcctcttcctcctccccctCGTTTCCGGCGATGGCGCATCCATTTCCCGACAGCAACTTCTTGGCCTTTCCGAGGGCGACAATGGCGACGATCTCCCAAAAGACTTTGCCTTCGATGTCGAGATGGCCACCGGCATTACCAACCTCCGGCTCCGTCGTGCCTACGTAGCCCTCCAGGCCTGGAAGCATGCCATGTACTCCGACCCCCACAACTTCACCGAGAACTGGCATGGCACCGATCTATGCTCCTACAAAGGCGTGTTCTGTGCTTCAGCGCTCGACGACTCCTCTGTCGATGTGATCGCCGGCATCGACCTCAATGGCGCCGGCATCGCTGGATATCTCCCTGCAGAGCTCGGCCTCCTCTTTGATGCCGCCATCTTCCACATCAATTCCAATCGCTTCTGCGGCATCATCCCCGAGAGCTTCTCCCGCCTCAAGCTCCTCTACGAGGTCGATGTCAGTAACAACCGCTTCGTCGGGAAATTTCCTAAAGTCCTCCTCCGCCTGCCGGCGCTCAAGTACCTCGATATGCGATTCAATGAGTTCGAGGGCGCTTTGCCTCCGTCCCTCTTTAACAAACACCTCGACGCCATTTTCGTGAACAACAATCATTTCACCTCTCCGATCCCGGACAATTTCGGTAACTCCACTGCCTCTGTCGTCGTGCTCGCCAACAACAAGCTCGGCGGGTGCATTCCGACGAGCATCGGGGAGATGGGGAACACGCTCAACGAGATCATCCTTCTCAACAATGATCTCGGCGGGTGCTTGCCGGCGGAGATCGGGTTGTTGAGCAATGCGACGGTGGTGGACGCGAGCTGGAACTCCCTCGTCGGAGCGTTGCCCAAGAGCTTGAGGAAGTtgaagaagctcaagaaaatggaCTTGTCGCACAATGTGCTCAACGGCAACATACCCAAAGGAGTGTGTCAGTTGCCGAGTTTAACTAACTTCGTCTTCTCCTACAACTACTTCAAATGGATGTCGAAAGAGtgtgcggcggcggcggcgtcgaCGAAGCCCAATAATGTTTTGCTAGATGGAAAGAGGAACTGCCTCTCCCATTTTCCCGGCCAAAAGCCGTCGTGGATCTGCGGTGCAATGGCGACTCAATTTACCAATTGTAGTCGATTCAAGTGCGGGGCGTCGTCGACGGAGAAACCTACACCAAAGCCATCTCCTAAATCTCCAAAGCAGTCACATGAGTCTCCCCTGCCACCAACACCAAAACCGGTTATCTACTCTCCTCCAATGTCCTCAAGTTCTTCTCTTCCAGTacaaccgccgccgccgccgccgccagttGCGGTTCAGTCTCCACCTCCGTCGATCAATTCGCCAGTGCCATCTTCAGTGCACTCTCCACCTACACCAAACGCCGAATCGCCAAAGAAGCCATTCGACTCTCCAAAACCTGCTATCTACTCTCCCCCAATGTCCTCAAGTTCTTCTCTTCCAGTACAACCGCCGCCGCCTCCTCCGGTTGCGGTTCAGTCTCCACCTCCGTCTTATTCGCCAGAACCGCCTTCACTGCACTCTCCACCTACACCAAATGCCGAATCGCCAAAGAAGCCATTCGACTCTCCAAAACCTGCTATCTACTCTCCTCCAATGTCCTCAAGTTCTTCTCTTCCAGTacaaccgccgccgccgccggcggTTGCGGTTCAGTCTCCACCTCCGTCAATCTATTCGCCAGTGCCGCCTTCACTGCACTCTCCACCTACACCAAATGCCGAATCACCAGAGAAGCCATTCGACTCTCTAAAACCTGCGTACTCTCCTCCAATGTCCTCAAGTTCTTCTCTCCCAGTACaaccaccgccgccgccgccagttGCCGTTCAGTCTCCACCTCCGTCGATCGATTCGCCAGAACCACCTTCAGTGCACTCTCCACCTACACCAAATGCCGAATCACCAGAGAATCCATTCGACTCTCTAAAACCTGCCTACTCTCCTCCAATGCCCTCAAGTTCTTCTCTCCCAGTACAACCTCCGCCGCCGCCGGTTGCGGTTCAGTCTCCGCCTCCGTCGATCTATTCGCCACCACTTTCAGTGCACTCTCCGCCTACACCAAATGCCGAATCACCAAAGAAGTCATTCAGCTCTCCCCCACATTCTCTACCGTCGCCGTTAGCCTACTCTCCTCCGATGCCTTCAACTTCTTTTTCATCGCCGCCTGAGCCACCAACGAATCTACTGCCTCCAATTGCTGAATTTAGCTATGCATCTCCACCACCACCGTTTTACCCCGGATACAAATAA
- the LOC121973599 gene encoding protein PHLOEM PROTEIN 2-LIKE A1-like — MSRAESPHWNGLMHERWVRRVADTIYISAKAMQITWGKDERFWKWPSLSKDKLPKDFAKHQLSFDSVAELNQVKWLQVTGTLDLTRHDRQLNPSKTYEIIYHVKFKVDAFGWSKAPVTFLCGASRMKKRGNEMVALQRSRGVGEWLQIHGGEFKPGKFAAGKVEFGMLEVVSEWWKGGMAIAGVTVRPKGTK, encoded by the exons ATGAGCCGCGCCGAGTCACCTCACTGGAACGGTCTCATGCAC GAAAGGTGGGTGAGACGAGTTGCAGACACAATCTACATCTCAGCCAAAGCCATGCAAATAACTTGGGGCAAAGACGAAAGGTTCTGGAAGTGGCCTAGTCTCTCCAAAGACAAGCTCCCTAAAGATTTTGCCAAACACCAACTCAG CTTTGACAGCGTCGCAGAGCTCAACCAGGTGAAATGGCTTCAGGTAACAGGAACTCTGGATCTGACAAGGCACGATCGCCAGCTGAACCCGTCCAAGACTTACGAGATCATCTACCACGTTAAGTTCAAGGTGGACGCGTTTGGGTGGAGCAAAGCCCCGGTGACGTTTCTGTGCGGGGCAAGCAGGATGAAGAAGAGGGGTAACGAGATGGTGGCGCTGCAGAGGAGCAGAGGAGTCGGCGAGTGGCTACAAATCCACGGAGGGGAGTTCAAGCCGGGGAAATTCGCCGCCGGGAAGGTTGAGTTTGGGATGCTCGAGGTGGTGAGCGAATGGTGGAAGGGCGGCATGGCCATTGCAGGGGTCACCGTCAGGCCCAAAGGCACCAAGTGA